CGCTGGAAGAACGGATTTATCGGATGCGCTGCGTGGAAGCCTGGTCAATGGTCGTGCCGTGGATCGGCTTTCCGTTACATAAACTGCTGGCGCAGGTTGAACCCACCAGCAACGCAAAGTATGTCGCGTTCGAAACGCTGTACGCACCGGATGATATGCCGGGACAGAAAGATCGCTTTATTGGCGGCGGGCTAAAATATCCCTATGTTGAAGGACTGCGTCTGGATGAAGCAATGCACCCACTCACACTGCTTACTGTGGGGGTTTATGGTAAGGCCCTTCCGCCACAAAATGGCGCGCCCATTCGCTTAATTGTGCCGTGGAAATATGGATTTAAAGGCATTAAGTCGATCGTGAGTATCAAACTCACGCGCGAACGCCCTCCGACAACCTGGAATCTGGCCGCGCCCAATGAATACGGATTTTATGCCAACGTGAATCCGCATGTCGATCACCCCCGCTGGTCCCAGGCCACTGAGCGTTTTATTGGCGCAGGCGGTATCCTGGACGTACAGCGTCAGCCCACGCTGATGTTTAACGGCTATGCCGAAGAGGTTGCATCACTGTATCGCGGACTCAATTTGCAGGAGAATTTTTAAGTGCGTCTGACCGCAAAGCACATTATCGGGCTGAAAGTTTGCCTGCATCTTGCCGGTTTATTGCCGTTTGTCTGGCTATTTTGGGCGGTAAATCACGGCGGCCTGAGCGCCGATCCGGTCAAAGATATCCAGCACTTTACCGGTAGGACAGCTCTGAAATTCTTGCTGGCGACCTTGCTGGTCTCTCCACTCACGCGCTACGCTAAACAGCCATTATTGATACGCACACGTCGTCTGTTAGGGCTATGGTGTTTCGCTTGGGCAACGCTGCATTTAACCAGCTACGCACTACTGGAGCTGGGCATTAATAATCTGGCGTTATTAGGGCGGGAATTACTTACGCGACCTTATTTAACATTGGGCGTTGCTAGCTGGGTCATATTATTCGCCCTCACCTTAACGTCTACGCAAGCTGCACAGAGAATGCTGGGTAAAAAATGGCAGTATCTGCACAACTTCGTCTATCTTGTGGCGATCCTGGCACCCATACATTATTTGTGGTCGGTAAAAATTATCTCCCCTCAACCGATTATTTATGCAGCGCTCGCGGCGGTGCTGTTAGCGTGCCGTTACAAGAAGTTTCGCCAGTGGTGGCGGTAGTTTCACGTTATGTGCAGTGCGTTGCAAAACACGGACGATCCGATTTTCTTTACATGTTAACGGTTGATTATCTTCCCTGATAAGACCAGTATTTAGCTGCCAATTGCTACGAAATAGTTATAATGTGCGACTTTGCTATCCCCGGTAGCGTTTTTAAAGCGCTGAAAGGGTGACAATCGCATATTGAAGGTATATTTTGTCTTTTACCCGAAAATGGCAGAAGATAGCCGCACAATGACTAACAAGTCTGGCAATCTCATTTAATGGCAGCAGCACCCAGTGCAGCGCCTGAGATGCGTGGCATCTTGTCACTCACTGTTATAAAAATGCTATACAGACGGCGGTAAAACGCTTGTCACAATCTCACTAAACAAAGAGTACGGAACCCACTCATGGATATTCGTAAGATTAAAAAACTGATCGAGCTGGTTGAAGAATCAGGCATCTCCGAACTGGAAATTTCTGAAGGCGAAGAATCTGTACGCATCAGCCGTGCAGCGCCAGCTGCAAGTTTTCCGATGATGCAACAGGCTTATGCTGCACCAGTGATGCAGCAGCCAGCTCTGTCTAACGCTGTCGCACAAACTGCCTCTCCAAGTATGGAAGCTCCGGCAGCAGCGGAAATCAGTGGTCACATCGTACGCTCCCCAATGGTTGGTACGTTCTACCGCACCCCGAGCCCGGATGCGAAAGCGTTCATCGAAATCGGCCAGAAAGTGAATGCGGGCGATACCCTGTGCATCGTTGAAGCCATGAAAATGATGAACCAGATCGAAGCCGACAAATCCGGCGTAGTTAAAGCGATTCTGGTAGAAAGCGGTCAACCGGTAGAATTTGACGAGCCGCTGGTCGTCATCGAATAACGAGGCGAACATGTTGGATAAAATTGTTATCGCCAACCGCGGCGAGATTGCCTTGCGTATTCTTCGTGCCTGTAAAGAACTGGGCATCAAGACTGTCGCGGTGCATTCAAGCGCGGATCGCGATTTAAAACACGTATTGCTGGCGGATGAGACGGTCTGTATTGGCCCGGCAGCATCCGTAAAAAGCTATCTGAACATCCCGGCTATCATTAGCGCTGCTGAAATCACTGGCGCGGTGGCAATTCACCCGGGTTATGGCTTCCTCTCTGAGAACGCCAACTTTGCTGAACAGGTAGAACGTTCCGGCTTTATCTTCATCGGCCCGAAAGCCGACACCATCCGCCTGATGGGTGACAAAGTGTCCGCAATCACCGCGATGAAGAAAGCAGGTGTACCAACAGTCCCAGGCTCTGACGGCCCGCTGGGTGATGACATGGACGCTAACCGCGCTCATGCTAAACGCATCGGTTATCCGGTTATCATCAAAGCCTCCGGCGGCGGCGGCGGTCGCGGTATGCGCGTCGTGCGCAGCGATGCCGAACTGGCACAATCCATCTCCATGACCAAAGCGGAAGCGAAAGCGGCTTTCAACAACGACATGGTTTACATGGAGAAGTACCTGGAAAACCCACGCCACATTGAGA
This window of the Citrobacter freundii ATCC 8090 = MTCC 1658 = NBRC 12681 genome carries:
- the msrP gene encoding protein-methionine-sulfoxide reductase catalytic subunit MsrP, with translation MKKLRPFTEADVTDESAFFMQRRQVLKALGISAAALSLPLSAQADLLSWFKGNDRPPAPAGKPLDFSKPSAWQNSLPLTPADKVSGYNNFYEFGLDKADPAANAGSLKTDPWTLQISGEVAKPLTLDHDSLTTRFPLEERIYRMRCVEAWSMVVPWIGFPLHKLLAQVEPTSNAKYVAFETLYAPDDMPGQKDRFIGGGLKYPYVEGLRLDEAMHPLTLLTVGVYGKALPPQNGAPIRLIVPWKYGFKGIKSIVSIKLTRERPPTTWNLAAPNEYGFYANVNPHVDHPRWSQATERFIGAGGILDVQRQPTLMFNGYAEEVASLYRGLNLQENF
- the msrQ gene encoding protein-methionine-sulfoxide reductase heme-binding subunit MsrQ, producing MRLTAKHIIGLKVCLHLAGLLPFVWLFWAVNHGGLSADPVKDIQHFTGRTALKFLLATLLVSPLTRYAKQPLLIRTRRLLGLWCFAWATLHLTSYALLELGINNLALLGRELLTRPYLTLGVASWVILFALTLTSTQAAQRMLGKKWQYLHNFVYLVAILAPIHYLWSVKIISPQPIIYAALAAVLLACRYKKFRQWWR
- the accB gene encoding acetyl-CoA carboxylase biotin carboxyl carrier protein, with translation MDIRKIKKLIELVEESGISELEISEGEESVRISRAAPAASFPMMQQAYAAPVMQQPALSNAVAQTASPSMEAPAAAEISGHIVRSPMVGTFYRTPSPDAKAFIEIGQKVNAGDTLCIVEAMKMMNQIEADKSGVVKAILVESGQPVEFDEPLVVIE